A region of uncultured Anaeromusa sp. DNA encodes the following proteins:
- a CDS encoding phage holin family protein produces the protein MFERAWRMLRSGGESILEFWPIKVALSGVSAAWVYLFGGSEEIIAAAIIFVALDTLTKWAAITKRWLLDHGHVDDALRFGDMVCGFFHAWAPGYLSSSELRRHWGEKLFTYAVLIIAAGAVTKMTEIVLFGLPVNKSIAGGIYSCILLTELFSITENLEEMGNQKMAQLRQFLVTVTNKVTGGNFSVTIQSQNKKEE, from the coding sequence ATGTTTGAGCGAGCATGGCGAATGCTGCGAAGCGGCGGTGAAAGTATCTTAGAGTTTTGGCCAATCAAGGTGGCGCTGTCGGGAGTATCGGCAGCGTGGGTGTATCTGTTCGGCGGCAGCGAGGAAATTATCGCGGCCGCTATTATTTTTGTAGCCCTGGACACTCTAACCAAGTGGGCGGCAATCACAAAGCGCTGGCTGCTGGACCACGGACATGTGGATGACGCGCTGCGGTTCGGTGATATGGTTTGTGGATTTTTCCATGCATGGGCGCCAGGCTACTTGTCTTCGAGTGAGCTACGGCGGCACTGGGGCGAGAAATTGTTTACTTATGCGGTACTTATCATTGCGGCCGGGGCCGTGACAAAGATGACGGAGATTGTACTGTTTGGGCTGCCTGTCAACAAGAGCATTGCTGGCGGCATCTATAGCTGCATCTTACTGACGGAGCTGTTTTCTATTACTGAAAATCTTGAGGAAATGGGAAATCAGAAAATGGCGCAGCTCCGGCAGTTTTTAGTGACGGTAACGAATAAGGTGACCGGCGGCAATTTTTCGGTGACGATTCAGAGTCAAAACAAAAAAGAAGAGTGA
- a CDS encoding DUF4376 domain-containing protein — translation MIKVHYDSINGEIKGFFPDFIDYATIPEPYIEIDETTHQDCINNQGLRRVDQKTLKIVEYTPPGPTLAELQDAAWSRIKAERDRREQAGAPYLGKIIDSDEKSVTRISIAVQAAQAAISAGTAFSLDWTMQDNSVVTMTAAEVVGMSVALATHSNGLHLAARAVHEKILAVTDAAELEAAEKAVVWPE, via the coding sequence ATGATCAAAGTACATTACGATTCAATAAACGGTGAAATTAAAGGTTTTTTTCCTGATTTTATCGACTATGCGACTATTCCAGAGCCGTATATTGAGATCGACGAAACCACACATCAAGATTGCATCAACAATCAAGGTTTGCGTCGCGTTGATCAGAAAACGTTGAAAATAGTGGAGTATACGCCGCCGGGGCCGACTCTCGCGGAATTACAAGACGCCGCCTGGTCTCGCATCAAAGCCGAGCGAGACCGACGCGAGCAGGCCGGTGCTCCATATTTGGGGAAAATCATCGATAGCGACGAAAAGTCCGTTACTCGCATCTCCATCGCCGTGCAAGCGGCGCAGGCAGCGATCAGCGCAGGGACGGCGTTTAGTTTGGACTGGACGATGCAAGATAATAGCGTAGTGACCATGACTGCCGCAGAGGTAGTCGGTATGAGCGTGGCGCTGGCGACGCATAGTAATGGGCTGCACCTAGCCGCAAGGGCCGTGCACGAGAAGATTCTCGCCGTGACGGATGCGGCAGAGTTGGAGGCAGCCGAAAAAGCGGTGGTGTGGCCGGAATAA
- a CDS encoding Gp138 family membrane-puncturing spike protein, with amino-acid sequence MNEFVNTMKKAIKQGISNVHTAMPGTVLSYSGGIATVQPSLPFNAPDGRSVAMPPIVGVPVVMPTCSGGTIGVSLPIQPGDGVLLVFSERSLDDWSKGGESADPRRHDLTDAIAIPGCYSGGVPANSSNDLTLFTGSTKMTVAAGKISIAGGDLEVDGISFKTHVHGGVTPGGGNTGAPAGG; translated from the coding sequence ATGAATGAGTTTGTAAATACGATGAAAAAAGCGATTAAGCAGGGAATTTCCAACGTCCATACGGCCATGCCTGGAACCGTTCTTTCCTATAGTGGCGGTATTGCTACCGTGCAACCGTCGCTGCCATTTAATGCACCAGACGGACGAAGCGTTGCCATGCCGCCGATTGTTGGCGTGCCGGTGGTGATGCCAACCTGCTCCGGCGGGACCATTGGAGTATCACTGCCTATTCAGCCAGGAGACGGAGTGCTGCTCGTGTTCTCCGAGCGCAGTTTAGACGATTGGTCCAAGGGCGGAGAAAGCGCCGATCCGCGGCGGCATGACCTGACCGATGCCATTGCCATTCCCGGATGCTATTCCGGCGGCGTACCGGCTAATTCTTCTAACGACCTGACTTTATTTACCGGAAGTACAAAAATGACAGTGGCGGCTGGAAAAATCAGCATTGCCGGTGGGGATTTGGAAGTGGATGGCATTTCCTTTAAAACCCACGTTCACGGCGGCGTTACGCCTGGCGGTGGTAATACTGGCGCGCCGGCGGGAGGTTGA
- a CDS encoding DUF2612 domain-containing protein, with amino-acid sequence MTDHAQVMVDKLLAQFGSSPNLEALVLVLGGRLNVLEETIEALQEKRWIETAEEVQLDGCGAIVAQSRLVSKAIALPFFGFIDQPAARGFGKARFRKRLESHLSTATLADPEYRKMIKAKVAKNISWGTTEETIASYQHIFDAPKVVITEMGNAKMRVGIARELTEGERIFAQALDLFVCPGGVGVDLRTHFDSSSTFGFLGQGLQGFGVGRFAESF; translated from the coding sequence ATGACCGACCACGCGCAGGTGATGGTAGATAAATTACTAGCACAGTTTGGTAGTAGTCCAAATTTGGAGGCGCTGGTCCTGGTGCTTGGCGGACGGCTAAATGTTTTAGAGGAAACCATTGAAGCACTGCAAGAAAAGCGCTGGATCGAGACGGCGGAAGAGGTGCAGCTTGATGGCTGCGGAGCTATTGTTGCCCAGTCTCGATTAGTTTCAAAGGCGATTGCGCTGCCGTTCTTCGGGTTTATTGATCAACCGGCTGCGCGAGGTTTTGGGAAAGCTCGTTTTCGCAAACGATTGGAATCGCATCTTTCGACAGCTACTCTGGCGGATCCGGAGTACCGTAAGATGATTAAGGCAAAAGTCGCCAAGAATATTAGCTGGGGCACTACGGAGGAAACCATTGCATCATACCAGCATATTTTTGATGCACCTAAGGTCGTAATAACGGAAATGGGCAATGCAAAGATGCGAGTGGGGATAGCACGCGAGTTGACGGAAGGAGAACGGATTTTTGCGCAAGCTCTTGATTTATTTGTGTGTCCTGGTGGTGTGGGAGTGGATTTGCGAACGCATTTTGATAGCAGTAGCACATTTGGCTTCCTCGGTCAGGGATTGCAGGGGTTTGGCGTCGGCAGGTTTGCCGAAAGTTTTTAA